Proteins from one Anaerobranca californiensis DSM 14826 genomic window:
- a CDS encoding Asp23/Gls24 family envelope stress response protein — MEFTNEFGTVSIHKDVIATIAGASALECYGLIGMYSRNNVKDGFSELLGLENLNKGVEIKSVDGEIIIDLYIVVTYGTKINEVAYNVIDKVKYTVESITGLTVAQVNVNVQGVRVING, encoded by the coding sequence ATGGAATTTACAAACGAGTTTGGTACGGTATCTATTCATAAAGATGTTATAGCAACCATTGCTGGTGCCAGTGCCCTTGAATGTTATGGTTTAATTGGCATGTATTCCCGTAATAATGTAAAGGACGGTTTTTCTGAATTATTGGGTTTGGAAAATTTAAACAAGGGTGTAGAAATCAAAAGTGTCGATGGTGAGATAATAATTGATCTATATATTGTTGTCACTTACGGTACTAAAATTAACGAAGTGGCCTATAATGTAATAGATAAAGTAAAATACACTGTAGAAAGTATCACTGGCTTAACAGTGGCCCAGGTTAATGTTAATGTACAAGGAGTTAGAGTAATTAACGGTTAG
- a CDS encoding DAK2 domain-containing protein gives MDFKTIDGTLLKNMLIAGGHALSLRKSEVDSLNVFPVPDGDTGTNMNLTMVSAINEIKKVNSNKVKDVVKALAMGSLMGARGNSGVILSQLFRGFSKVLEAKDQITPLDFALGLNEGVKTAYKAVLKPVEGTILTVSKYAAKAALMEAKQGSDLIKVMEKALEQGEITLKQTPEMLPVLKQAGVVDSGGKGLLVIYEGWLKFLKGEEIGDITQGQETIMDFVDEHPLDPKDIEFAYCTEFIIFGNKLDPDKIRKELVHLGDSLLAVGMEDMVKVHIHTNNPGKALEIGTKWGSLKGIKIDNMLLQTEELREGKHSKDKDLGPKKEVGVIAVAAGEGLKEIFISMGVDYVIEGGQTMNPSTEDFLKAMEGINADSFILLPNNSNIVLAAQQAEKISTKPTKVVRSKTIPQGIAALLNYQSEGIPLEELHQMMEEAITNVKSGQVTFAVRDSKFNDLEIKEGNILGIAENKIEVIGQDVEETTLKLLEKLITEDSEIVTIFYGEDISKEQGEKLIDNIMERYDNVEVELHYGGQPLYYYLISVE, from the coding sequence ATGGACTTTAAAACAATTGATGGCACCCTGTTGAAAAATATGCTTATTGCCGGGGGCCATGCTTTAAGTTTGAGAAAATCAGAAGTAGATAGCTTAAATGTATTTCCAGTTCCTGATGGTGATACTGGGACTAATATGAACTTAACAATGGTATCTGCAATAAATGAAATTAAAAAAGTTAATAGCAATAAAGTAAAAGATGTAGTCAAAGCTTTAGCTATGGGATCCTTAATGGGAGCTAGGGGTAATTCTGGGGTAATTTTATCTCAGTTATTTAGAGGTTTTTCTAAAGTTTTAGAAGCTAAAGATCAGATTACTCCTTTAGATTTTGCCCTTGGATTAAATGAAGGAGTTAAAACTGCTTATAAAGCTGTGTTAAAGCCAGTAGAAGGTACAATATTAACAGTATCAAAATACGCCGCTAAAGCTGCCCTTATGGAAGCTAAACAAGGTAGTGATTTAATCAAAGTAATGGAAAAGGCTTTAGAGCAAGGGGAAATAACCCTTAAACAAACCCCTGAAATGCTTCCAGTTTTAAAACAAGCGGGAGTTGTAGATTCTGGTGGGAAAGGATTATTAGTTATTTATGAAGGTTGGTTAAAGTTTTTAAAAGGAGAAGAAATAGGAGATATTACCCAAGGGCAAGAAACAATAATGGATTTTGTAGATGAGCATCCTTTAGATCCAAAGGATATAGAATTTGCTTATTGTACAGAATTTATAATCTTTGGTAATAAGTTAGATCCAGATAAAATTAGAAAGGAATTAGTCCATTTAGGAGATTCATTATTAGCAGTTGGGATGGAGGATATGGTTAAAGTTCATATCCATACCAATAACCCAGGGAAAGCCTTAGAAATAGGAACTAAGTGGGGAAGTTTAAAAGGGATTAAAATCGATAATATGTTACTTCAAACTGAGGAACTAAGGGAAGGAAAACATAGCAAGGATAAAGATTTAGGACCCAAAAAGGAAGTTGGGGTTATTGCTGTGGCTGCAGGGGAAGGGTTAAAGGAAATATTTATCAGTATGGGAGTGGATTATGTAATTGAAGGTGGTCAAACTATGAATCCATCCACTGAAGATTTCCTTAAAGCTATGGAAGGTATAAATGCTGATAGTTTTATTCTTTTGCCCAATAACAGTAATATTGTTTTAGCAGCCCAACAAGCAGAAAAAATTTCCACTAAACCTACAAAAGTAGTCAGAAGTAAAACTATACCTCAAGGAATAGCAGCATTATTAAACTATCAAAGTGAAGGTATTCCCCTCGAAGAGCTTCATCAAATGATGGAAGAAGCTATTACTAATGTTAAATCAGGTCAAGTTACTTTTGCAGTTAGAGACTCTAAATTTAATGATTTAGAAATTAAAGAAGGAAATATATTAGGTATTGCAGAAAATAAAATTGAAGTTATAGGTCAAGATGTTGAAGAAACGACATTAAAACTTCTAGAAAAGTTAATAACTGAAGATAGCGAAATAGTTACAATATTTTATGGGGAAGATATTTCTAAAGAACAAGGGGAGAAGTTAATAGATAATATTATGGAGCGATATGATAATGTAGAGGTAGAGCTACATTATGGAGGACAACCATTATACTACTATTTAATTTCCGTTGAATAA
- a CDS encoding thiamine diphosphokinase: MAILVFLNGSSVKDSEFFKGNIDLIIGVDGGFNNIPPILLKNNRIEILGDLDSIKNLPNKYKILQYPKDKDLSDFELALKYLQNNYKDQKVIIYGLTGGRIDHQLFNFFVLNNYIKDNYYIGETENEIIYFCHNSFILKGYKGYTFSIFPLEELKKLTIKGAYYSLDREDVGLYQSLTLSNIIISETLNITVKTGNFAVIINKKIENEWKRK, encoded by the coding sequence ATGGCAATTTTAGTATTTTTAAATGGCAGTAGTGTTAAAGATAGTGAATTCTTCAAAGGTAACATAGATCTCATAATAGGGGTAGATGGAGGTTTTAACAATATTCCCCCAATTCTTTTAAAAAACAACAGGATAGAAATCCTTGGTGATTTAGACTCCATTAAAAATTTGCCTAATAAGTATAAAATCTTACAATATCCTAAAGATAAAGATTTAAGTGATTTTGAACTTGCCCTTAAATATTTGCAAAACAATTACAAAGATCAAAAGGTAATAATTTATGGCTTAACAGGTGGGAGGATAGATCATCAATTATTTAATTTTTTCGTACTTAATAACTATATAAAGGATAATTATTATATAGGTGAAACGGAAAATGAAATTATTTATTTTTGTCATAATTCCTTTATTTTAAAAGGTTATAAAGGATATACTTTTTCCATTTTTCCATTAGAGGAGTTAAAGAAATTGACTATTAAAGGTGCATATTATTCTTTGGATAGAGAAGATGTTGGTTTATACCAGTCCCTTACATTAAGTAATATAATAATAAGTGAAACTTTAAATATTACCGTTAAAACTGGAAATTTTGCCGTTATAATCAATAAAAAAATTGAGAATGAATGGAAAAGGAAGTGA
- the pknB gene encoding Stk1 family PASTA domain-containing Ser/Thr kinase, with the protein MIGRKLANRYQILEKIGGGGMAIVYKGRCTLLNRIVAVKVLRPQFAHDEEFVKKFRREAQSSASLSHPNIVAIYDVGQDKSDYFIVMEYVEGMTLKEYIQNKGVLEPKEAMKIAKEVAEALAHAHDNSIIHRDIKPHNILLTKNMSVKVTDFGIAKAITSNTLTVQNTGSIMGSVHYFSPEQAKGAYAGVQSDIYSLGIVMYEMLTGQLPFDGESPISIAIKHIQEKVKPIREIKPDIPEDVAKIVEKCLQKNKDVRYNNIRDLLDDIQSWLKYGKVDVKLPETTIQQTQVFNGISVQTPVEEKKEINQNDKKKKIKKGILITSIVLLLIALPILAYFGIKNLLHVPEVVVPNVEGLRLNDAIAILKEKGLNYTITEDVYHAEIPVNHVVYQHPIPNTKVKKGREIALTLSSGPEFVAVPDVVGEEERIAKITIEQRGLKVNIERENSETVLEGRVIRQIPLGGNLLKGETVTLIISSGPRSVELPNLIGLTVEEAKELLSYLNISVRFVTYEPSQGNSPSGIVIRHSHQDNPLVQPGHTSIDLVARPFQEKTRTFTINNSDIEKPYVLKVIVKDLGGQRTVFENTVNPQNGDLEIMVNYWEKGEVEFYRDNELKDKILLP; encoded by the coding sequence ATGATTGGACGGAAATTAGCTAATAGGTATCAAATACTTGAGAAAATTGGCGGGGGAGGAATGGCAATAGTTTATAAAGGCCGTTGCACCTTATTAAACCGTATTGTAGCAGTGAAAGTATTACGTCCCCAATTTGCCCATGATGAAGAATTTGTTAAAAAGTTCCGCAGAGAAGCCCAATCATCTGCCAGTTTATCCCATCCTAATATTGTAGCAATATATGATGTAGGCCAAGATAAATCCGATTATTTTATCGTTATGGAATATGTTGAAGGCATGACACTGAAAGAATATATCCAAAACAAAGGGGTATTAGAACCTAAAGAAGCTATGAAAATCGCTAAAGAAGTTGCTGAAGCGTTAGCCCATGCCCATGATAATTCTATTATTCATAGGGATATTAAACCCCATAATATTTTATTAACAAAAAATATGTCTGTTAAAGTAACTGATTTTGGTATCGCAAAGGCAATAACAAGCAATACCTTAACAGTGCAAAATACTGGTTCGATAATGGGTTCTGTTCACTATTTTTCCCCTGAACAAGCAAAGGGCGCATATGCCGGAGTTCAATCAGATATTTATTCTTTAGGGATAGTAATGTATGAAATGTTAACTGGTCAATTACCCTTCGATGGTGAGAGTCCTATTTCCATTGCCATAAAACATATTCAAGAAAAAGTAAAACCTATTAGGGAAATTAAACCTGATATCCCGGAGGATGTAGCTAAAATAGTGGAAAAATGTCTGCAAAAAAATAAAGATGTCAGATATAATAACATCAGAGATTTACTAGATGATATTCAGAGTTGGTTAAAATACGGCAAAGTAGATGTTAAATTACCTGAAACAACTATTCAACAGACCCAAGTTTTTAATGGTATTTCTGTGCAGACACCAGTTGAAGAAAAGAAAGAAATAAATCAAAATGATAAAAAGAAAAAAATTAAAAAAGGAATTTTAATTACAAGTATAGTTTTATTGTTAATAGCTTTACCTATATTAGCTTATTTTGGTATTAAAAACCTTTTACATGTACCGGAAGTAGTAGTACCTAATGTTGAAGGTTTACGTTTAAATGACGCTATTGCTATTTTAAAGGAAAAAGGTTTAAATTATACCATTACTGAAGATGTATATCATGCCGAAATACCGGTAAATCATGTTGTATATCAGCATCCAATACCAAATACAAAGGTTAAAAAGGGAAGGGAAATTGCTTTAACATTAAGTAGTGGGCCTGAATTTGTTGCAGTTCCCGATGTAGTGGGTGAAGAGGAACGAATTGCAAAAATAACTATCGAACAAAGGGGTCTGAAGGTAAATATTGAAAGGGAAAACAGCGAAACTGTACTAGAAGGAAGGGTTATTAGACAAATACCTTTAGGAGGTAATCTATTAAAAGGGGAAACTGTGACTTTGATAATAAGTTCCGGTCCTAGATCAGTAGAATTACCAAACCTTATTGGTTTGACAGTAGAAGAAGCAAAAGAATTATTATCATATCTCAATATATCTGTGCGATTTGTTACTTATGAACCCAGTCAAGGAAATTCTCCTTCAGGAATCGTCATTAGACATTCCCACCAAGATAACCCCTTAGTACAACCAGGGCACACCTCTATCGATCTTGTTGCAAGGCCCTTCCAAGAGAAGACCAGAACCTTTACTATCAATAATAGTGATATTGAAAAACCTTATGTATTAAAAGTAATAGTAAAAGATCTCGGTGGTCAAAGAACTGTCTTTGAAAATACAGTAAATCCCCAAAACGGTGATTTGGAAATAATGGTTAATTATTGGGAAAAGGGAGAAGTAGAGTTTTACCGTGATAATGAATTAAAAGATAAAATATTATTACCATAG
- a CDS encoding DegV family protein, whose product MKKVAIVTDSSADLPQSLIEELNIHVIPMKIQISANTYKEGIDISFEEVYRKFREGCQEITVNQPSPAEFMELYRELSREYSEIISIHLSSKINGTVSSADIAKKMLGDLVDITIIDSGLVSMGLGVLVLEVARAAKALESKEQLLLLANEIKDSIKGFLLTEGEYKSLFLPPMNTDEDPNIYNIFLFNSQGFKFLEGHRNKAKSLQDFVNVICSQVDNQLKYKIAIIHSDNLEDAVKLKDLIEDNIKYHHLIFSELSSISAINLGLGAIGLVLYPL is encoded by the coding sequence ATGAAAAAGGTAGCGATAGTAACAGATAGTTCTGCAGATTTACCTCAAAGTTTAATAGAGGAATTAAATATCCATGTAATTCCTATGAAAATCCAAATTTCAGCAAACACTTATAAAGAGGGGATAGATATTTCTTTTGAAGAGGTATATAGAAAATTTAGAGAAGGTTGTCAAGAAATTACAGTAAATCAACCTTCTCCAGCAGAATTTATGGAACTATATAGAGAACTTTCCAGGGAATATTCAGAAATTATTTCTATTCATCTTTCATCAAAAATAAATGGAACAGTATCTTCCGCTGATATTGCTAAAAAAATGTTAGGTGACTTAGTAGATATTACTATTATAGATTCAGGATTAGTGTCAATGGGTTTAGGAGTATTAGTGTTAGAGGTGGCTAGAGCAGCAAAGGCCTTGGAAAGTAAAGAACAACTATTATTGTTAGCAAATGAAATTAAGGATTCAATTAAAGGTTTTCTATTAACAGAGGGTGAGTACAAAAGTTTATTTTTACCCCCAATGAATACCGATGAAGATCCAAATATCTACAACATCTTTTTGTTTAATAGTCAAGGTTTTAAGTTTTTAGAAGGTCATAGAAATAAAGCTAAAAGTTTACAAGACTTTGTTAATGTTATATGTTCTCAAGTTGATAATCAATTAAAATACAAAATCGCCATTATACATTCTGATAATTTAGAAGATGCCGTTAAATTAAAGGATTTAATTGAAGACAACATAAAGTACCACCATTTAATCTTTTCAGAGCTGAGTTCTATATCAGCAATTAACTTAGGATTAGGAGCAATAGGTCTAGTTTTATATCCCCTTTAA
- a CDS encoding Stp1/IreP family PP2C-type Ser/Thr phosphatase yields MKIVEKTHTGLVREQNQDFIKTGKCPLGIYGIIADGMGGHSGGELASEMAVKELERKINTSEVIQIKTWIEEVNSYLYNYSLSTPELTGMGTTLTFGLISNNMLYIGHVGDSRAYLLRGNELFQLTTDHSFVQELINLGDITKEEANNHPRKNILTQAVGTAKEVEIQVLNQSIQPNDIILLCSDGLTNLVTNDEISQILQSYQIEECAEKLLDTALSRGGNDNISLIIISCEGGVN; encoded by the coding sequence ATGAAGATTGTTGAAAAGACCCATACTGGTTTAGTTAGGGAACAAAACCAAGACTTTATTAAGACTGGGAAGTGTCCTTTAGGGATATATGGGATTATAGCAGATGGTATGGGTGGTCATAGTGGTGGAGAATTAGCAAGCGAAATGGCAGTAAAGGAATTAGAGAGGAAAATTAACACAAGTGAAGTTATACAAATTAAAACATGGATTGAAGAGGTCAATTCCTATTTATATAACTATAGTTTATCAACCCCTGAATTAACAGGAATGGGAACTACTTTGACATTTGGATTAATTAGTAATAATATGTTATATATCGGTCATGTCGGTGACAGTAGGGCATATTTATTAAGGGGCAATGAACTTTTCCAGCTTACCACTGACCATTCATTTGTTCAGGAACTTATTAATTTAGGTGACATTACTAAGGAAGAGGCTAATAACCATCCTAGAAAAAATATTCTAACACAAGCTGTAGGTACAGCTAAAGAAGTTGAAATTCAAGTTTTAAACCAATCCATCCAACCTAATGACATTATTTTACTATGTTCAGATGGATTGACTAATTTAGTAACAAATGATGAAATATCTCAAATATTACAAAGTTATCAAATAGAAGAATGTGCAGAAAAACTATTGGATACTGCGTTAAGTCGTGGAGGAAATGACAATATTTCTTTAATAATTATTTCCTGTGAAGGAGGGGTGAACTAG
- the yfcE gene encoding phosphodiesterase, which yields MKIGVISDTHGVVSVWDKVMEEFFNDVNLIIHCGDVLYHGPRNPIVEGYNPALLSQRLNSLKTPIIFAKGNCDAEVDQMVLEHPLQNPYVLMIVDGKKILAHHGHTLSYGDKVKLAQKYNIDIFITGHTHIAEIYKDGKTVFLNPGSPSLTKGEYSTVAIIESQGIKIFDINSKLKLEEYTF from the coding sequence ATGAAAATAGGTGTTATAAGTGATACCCATGGGGTAGTTAGCGTTTGGGACAAAGTTATGGAAGAATTTTTTAATGATGTCAATTTAATTATCCATTGTGGTGACGTATTATATCATGGACCCCGTAACCCTATTGTAGAAGGTTATAATCCAGCTTTATTATCACAACGGTTAAATTCTTTAAAAACACCGATTATATTTGCAAAGGGTAATTGTGACGCAGAGGTGGATCAAATGGTTTTAGAACACCCACTTCAAAATCCCTACGTATTAATGATTGTAGATGGGAAGAAAATCTTAGCTCATCATGGCCATACTTTATCTTATGGAGATAAAGTAAAATTAGCTCAAAAGTACAATATCGATATTTTTATAACTGGCCATACCCATATAGCAGAGATTTATAAAGATGGCAAAACAGTCTTTTTAAACCCAGGTTCACCTAGTTTGACAAAAGGGGAATATTCAACGGTTGCTATTATTGAATCCCAGGGAATTAAAATATTTGATATAAACTCAAAATTAAAATTAGAAGAATATACTTTTTAA
- the rpe gene encoding ribulose-phosphate 3-epimerase produces the protein MIKIAPSLLAADILNLARDVKMLEESGAHWLHIDVMDGMFVPNITFGPQYVSALRKITNLVLDVHLMVEKPERYIEDFCKAGADYVTVHCEATPHLDRTLQLIKFHGKKTGVALNPATDVRSIKYVLDKLDMVLLMSVNPGFGGQQFIESTYDKLNELKDLIGERKIEIQVDGGVNDEIGTKLVACGATVLVAGSYILNHTNPKKAIDLLKNISKN, from the coding sequence ATGATAAAAATAGCACCATCTTTATTAGCAGCAGATATTTTAAATTTAGCAAGGGATGTGAAAATGTTAGAAGAAAGTGGTGCCCATTGGCTGCATATAGATGTAATGGATGGAATGTTTGTTCCTAATATCACTTTTGGTCCCCAATATGTTTCAGCCCTCAGAAAAATTACAAATTTAGTTTTAGATGTGCATTTGATGGTAGAAAAGCCTGAACGGTATATAGAAGATTTTTGTAAAGCTGGTGCAGATTATGTAACGGTACATTGTGAAGCTACTCCCCATCTTGATAGAACTCTACAGCTGATTAAATTTCACGGTAAAAAAACGGGGGTTGCTTTAAACCCTGCTACTGATGTTAGAAGTATCAAGTATGTATTAGATAAATTGGATATGGTCCTTTTAATGTCTGTAAATCCAGGGTTTGGTGGACAGCAATTTATAGAAAGTACCTATGATAAGTTAAATGAGTTAAAAGACTTAATTGGTGAAAGAAAAATAGAAATTCAGGTCGATGGAGGAGTCAATGATGAAATTGGCACCAAATTAGTGGCTTGTGGTGCTACTGTTTTAGTAGCAGGTTCATATATTTTAAATCATACTAACCCTAAAAAAGCTATTGATTTATTAAAAAATATTAGTAAAAATTAA
- the thiT gene encoding energy-coupled thiamine transporter ThiT, producing the protein MDRRQTKIMVETSMMLALAFILSYFRIGQMPQGGSISLQMIPIFLIALRWGFKAGTIAGVAFGVLKIIGPGFWFAHPIQVILDYPLAFGVIGIAGLFRDNQLLGVSVAGLLRFFAHFISGVVFFGQYAPEGQSVFIYSLIYNATYMVPEILLVIFITPYIVNKLHDIPNNKSKEERLVLLSLLMPLLMITAYTGRVDNAIVKAITTDKEVQVLLMNVFKGIVSIGWTWVLVINLIKFFKEKVKTPLFIFINSQVVVVLAYFIINKLL; encoded by the coding sequence ATGGATCGTAGACAAACTAAAATAATGGTGGAAACCAGTATGATGTTGGCATTGGCTTTTATTTTAAGTTATTTTAGGATAGGCCAAATGCCACAAGGGGGTTCAATTTCCTTACAGATGATCCCTATCTTTTTGATTGCGCTAAGATGGGGCTTCAAAGCTGGGACAATAGCCGGTGTAGCCTTTGGTGTATTAAAAATAATTGGACCTGGATTTTGGTTTGCCCATCCTATCCAGGTGATTTTAGATTATCCTCTAGCCTTTGGGGTTATTGGAATTGCCGGTTTATTTAGGGATAATCAGTTATTAGGAGTTTCTGTTGCTGGACTTTTAAGGTTTTTCGCCCACTTTATCTCAGGTGTTGTATTTTTTGGTCAATATGCTCCAGAAGGTCAATCGGTCTTTATTTACTCATTAATTTATAATGCTACTTACATGGTGCCAGAAATATTGCTAGTTATTTTTATAACACCATATATTGTTAATAAATTACATGATATACCTAATAATAAATCTAAAGAGGAAAGGTTAGTGCTATTAAGTCTTCTCATGCCCCTTTTAATGATAACTGCTTATACAGGTCGAGTTGATAATGCCATAGTTAAAGCTATAACTACAGATAAGGAAGTACAAGTTTTATTGATGAATGTTTTTAAAGGAATAGTTTCTATAGGTTGGACATGGGTATTAGTTATCAATTTAATTAAATTTTTTAAAGAAAAAGTAAAAACTCCATTATTTATTTTTATTAACTCACAAGTGGTCGTAGTTTTAGCATATTTCATAATTAACAAACTTTTATAG
- the rlmN gene encoding 23S rRNA (adenine(2503)-C(2))-methyltransferase RlmN, producing the protein MINVLGLNEEQLAEKMAPYITQKFRIKQIFDWIYKKRVNNFMEMSNLPQKLREELSNNFVIGEAVIKDKQVSKDGTVKYLFKFRDGSSVETVLMNYTHGLSICISTQVGCKLGCVFCNSGSEGFYRNLSASEMVEQFWQVQRLTDERISNLVLMGIGEPLDNYDNVMKFIRFINSEATFNIGIRNITLSTAGLVPEIYKLADEGLGITLALSLHAADDEKRREIMPIAKRYTISELITACKYFVDQRKRRVTIEYIMIKGFNDTEKDAFKLAKVLSGLLCNINLIPINNSYNEKLERSSEKAIERFQKILTDIGFEVTIRRELGSDIDAACGQLRKKS; encoded by the coding sequence ATGATAAATGTTTTAGGATTAAATGAAGAACAATTGGCAGAAAAAATGGCACCATATATTACACAAAAATTTAGGATAAAACAAATATTTGATTGGATTTACAAAAAAAGGGTAAATAATTTTATGGAAATGAGTAATTTGCCTCAAAAACTCAGAGAAGAGTTAAGTAATAATTTCGTAATTGGTGAAGCTGTGATTAAAGATAAACAAGTATCTAAAGATGGAACAGTTAAATATTTATTTAAATTTAGAGATGGCAGTTCTGTGGAAACGGTATTAATGAACTATACCCATGGTCTATCTATCTGTATTTCCACACAAGTTGGGTGTAAACTAGGGTGTGTTTTCTGTAATTCTGGTTCAGAAGGTTTTTATAGGAATTTGTCAGCTAGTGAGATGGTAGAACAATTTTGGCAAGTACAAAGACTAACAGATGAAAGAATTAGCAATCTAGTTTTGATGGGTATTGGAGAACCTTTAGATAATTACGATAATGTTATGAAATTTATCCGTTTTATTAACTCGGAAGCTACTTTTAATATTGGAATTAGAAATATAACATTATCTACTGCAGGGCTGGTTCCCGAAATATATAAACTAGCTGATGAAGGTCTAGGTATTACATTAGCTCTGTCATTACATGCCGCTGATGATGAAAAAAGGCGAGAAATAATGCCTATTGCTAAAAGATATACTATTTCGGAGCTAATTACTGCTTGTAAGTACTTTGTAGATCAAAGGAAAAGAAGGGTAACAATAGAATATATCATGATTAAAGGTTTTAATGATACAGAAAAAGATGCCTTTAAGTTGGCAAAGGTCTTGTCAGGACTTTTATGTAATATTAACTTAATACCTATCAATAATTCATATAACGAAAAACTGGAAAGAAGTTCGGAAAAAGCAATTGAACGGTTTCAAAAAATCCTTACGGATATTGGTTTTGAAGTTACTATAAGGAGAGAATTAGGTTCTGATATAGATGCAGCCTGTGGTCAATTGAGAAAGAAGAGTTAG
- the rpmB gene encoding 50S ribosomal protein L28 — protein MAKKCEICAKVSHTGFKVSHSNIKTKRRWSPNIQKIRALINGTPRRVSICTRCLKAGKVQRAL, from the coding sequence ATGGCAAAAAAATGTGAAATTTGTGCTAAAGTGAGCCATACTGGCTTTAAAGTGAGCCATTCAAACATAAAAACAAAAAGACGTTGGTCTCCTAACATTCAAAAAATAAGAGCATTGATCAATGGTACACCTCGAAGAGTTAGTATTTGTACTCGCTGCTTAAAAGCTGGTAAAGTTCAAAGAGCCCTTTAA
- the rsgA gene encoding ribosome small subunit-dependent GTPase A yields MVFIVLNQGIIVKALSGFYYVKWQDKIIECRARGKLKKDNIKPVVGDKVEFGLISPTTGVIETIQERKNCLIRPSVANIDQLCLTFSAIDPLPDYLLMDRLTVLARKNSLEVTICITKIDLIDKGFLDYISQRFKDTGYTIIGISNKTLEGLDKLKEKLKGKITTLSGPSGAGKSSLINNINPQFKLAVASVSEKTKRGKHTTTFCQLLEVMENSFVVDTPGFTSLELTDFDIYELDKYFPEFIPYLNCRFTSCLHQKEEGCNIKTAVEKGLINPERYNSYLALLEEIRENSQE; encoded by the coding sequence GTGGTCTTTATCGTCTTAAACCAAGGTATTATTGTAAAAGCTTTGAGTGGATTTTATTATGTAAAATGGCAAGATAAAATAATTGAGTGCAGGGCTAGGGGTAAACTTAAAAAAGATAACATAAAACCTGTAGTAGGGGATAAAGTTGAATTTGGACTGATTTCCCCTACTACAGGGGTAATTGAAACTATCCAAGAGCGAAAAAACTGTTTGATTCGACCAAGTGTTGCAAACATTGACCAGCTTTGCTTAACTTTTTCTGCTATCGATCCCTTACCAGATTATCTTTTAATGGATAGACTTACAGTTTTAGCAAGGAAAAACTCTTTAGAAGTGACTATTTGTATAACTAAAATAGATTTAATTGATAAGGGATTTTTAGATTATATCTCACAAAGGTTTAAAGATACAGGATATACAATAATTGGAATTTCAAATAAAACTTTAGAAGGGTTAGATAAATTAAAAGAAAAACTTAAAGGAAAGATCACTACTTTATCAGGTCCTTCTGGGGCTGGTAAGTCGTCTTTAATTAATAATATTAACCCACAATTTAAATTAGCGGTAGCTTCAGTGAGTGAAAAAACTAAGAGGGGTAAACATACAACTACATTTTGTCAGTTACTTGAAGTTATGGAAAATAGTTTTGTTGTGGATACTCCTGGATTTACTTCATTGGAATTAACGGATTTTGATATTTATGAATTAGATAAATACTTTCCTGAATTTATACCTTATTTAAATTGTCGTTTTACTTCCTGTTTACATCAAAAGGAAGAAGGATGTAATATAAAAACAGCGGTAGAAAAAGGTTTAATTAACCCCGAAAGGTATAATAGTTATCTTGCATTACTAGAGGAAATTCGTGAAAATAGTCAAGAATGA